Proteins encoded together in one Impatiens glandulifera chromosome 1, dImpGla2.1, whole genome shotgun sequence window:
- the LOC124921645 gene encoding cell wall / vacuolar inhibitor of fructosidase 2-like, producing MYHRSFFFSFSVLIICFSGKYVNGDSALIESVCKSTMYYDLCKSSLASNPTSTNADTKGLAIIMVQIGIVNATSTSSYLSSQALTKTAADAGISNKCNNSSSTTALSKKLNKLCADKYSNAASSLQSSLKELATDEFDYAYVHVMAAADYPRACRTSFRQAPGLAYLPELASREDGLVHICEIVMGILDFLLGSAT from the coding sequence ATGTATCATcgttccttcttcttctccttctcagTACTGATCATCTGTTTTAGTGGTAAATACGTGAACGGGGACAGTGCCTTAATTGAAAGCGTTTGTAAGAGCACAATGTATTATGACCTTTGCAAGTCATCTCTTGCCTCAAATCCCACCAGCACAAACGCAGACACAAAAGGACTAGCCATTATTATGGTTCAGATAGGCATCGTCAACGCCACTTCCACCAGCTCTTATTTATCCTCTCAAGCCCTAACTAAAACCGCCGCCGACGCCGGTATTTCTAATAAATGTAATAACAGTAGTTCTACTACGGCCCTTTCCAAGAAACTCAACAAATTATGCGCCGACAAGTACTCCAACGCAGCCTCTTCTCTTCAATCCTCACTCAAGGAACTGGCTACTGACGAATTTGATTATGCTTATGTTCATGTCATGGCAGCAGCTGATTACCCACGTGCATGCCGGACATCTTTCCGGCAGGCTCCTGGACTTGCCTACTTGCCGGAGCTTGCTTCTAGAGAGGATggattggttcatatttgtgaGATTGTTATGGGTATTCTGGATTTTCTACTTGGCTCAGCTACCTAG